A stretch of DNA from Planococcus antarcticus DSM 14505:
TTTGCCAAAAAGATTCTTTTTTAGCTGCCGCTAAAGGTGTCTCAATCGGTATTGAATTCCAACGCAAATTGGGCGCAGGATTTTTTGGTGGAGAAGGCTTTATCATGCAAAAACTAGAAGGCGATGGTTTAGCATTCGTCCATGCCGGTGGTACCATTTACCGCAAAAACCTTCAAAAAGGCGAAGTGCTGCGCGTCGATACCGGCTGTTTGGTGGCGATGACTGGAGACGTTGACTACAACATTGAAACTGTACCGGGCATTAAAACAGCCTTGTTTGGCGGAGAAGGTTTGTTCCTAGCGACACTTCGTGGACCTGGCAGTGTCTGGATCCAGTCGATGCCATTCAGCCGTCTGGCAAGCCGTGTATTTGCAGCTGCTCCGCAAAACCCCGCTGGTCGCTCAAAAGGTGAAGGCAGTGCTGCTGGTGGTCTGTTTGACTTGTTGGGTGGAAGATAAGTTTTAAAACAAGAGTACTTTCATGATAAGAAAACTTTAAGCTGGCCATGAAATATATACGCAAAAATCAAATAAAAAGTTGATTGATTTTTAAAAAATCAATCAACTTTTTCATGTTTCAGTTTTTTTACTGTATAAGTTGAATCTCAGAATACAGAATACCAATAGATCTGGGGTCGCTTAAATTTCAGCATTGACAGGCTCTAATGGTTTTTGAGTTTTCATATTCTGTCGATTAAAACCGAGTAGTCTCATTGCATTTAAGATAACAATCAATACACTGGCTTCATGTATGAACATGCCGGACGCCAAATGAATGGACCCCATTAGTACACCGCCCAAAAGAACGGCAACAATACCAACTGCAAAGAAAGTATTTTGTTTCATATTCCGGATTGTGGCTTTGGATAACGAATAAGCATGGGAAAACTGCATCAATTTGTCAGCCATCAATACGACATCCGCAGTTTCCATTGAGATGTCAGTACCGCCTTCGCCCATTGCAAGTCCGATATCTGCAGTGGCAATTGCTGGCGCATCATTGACCCCGTCCCCTGCCATCGCGACTACATGACCCTGCTGTTTTAATTGCTTCACGAATGCGACTTTGTCTTCAGGTAGCAATTCCGCATGGAACTCATCCAGTCCGAGAGCTATAGCGACCAGCTCCGCAGTATGCTGATTATCGCCTGTTAACATGACCATTTTCTGAATACCATTTGACCGCATCTGCGCTAGTGCAGGTACCGCATCTTCACGGATTTGGTCGGCAATTGAGAAGATTCCAGCCACTGCTCCATCCACAGCAGCAAAAACAGCAGTGTTCCCAGCTTTTTCCCGCTTTACTGCATATGCTTCTATTTCTTTTGATATGTTAATTTTTTCAGCGTTCATGAGTTTTCGGTTACCGATTACTATCTGTCTTTCGTCCACAATGGCAGCTAGTCCGTTGCCTTTGATGACTCTGACTGCTTGTGGCTGTCTATTTAACGCTATTTTCTGTAACTCAGCTTCTTTAACAATCGTTTTACCAAGATGATGTTCAGAAACCATTTCCACTTGAGCGACTAACCGAAGCAACTCTTGCT
This window harbors:
- a CDS encoding TIGR00266 family protein; this translates as MNNHEIDFKLHGDDMQFVEVELDPSETVVAEAGALMMMEDGITMETIFGDGSKSSGGSGLMGKLMGAGKRIITGESLFMTTFTNNGTGKRHVSFAAPYPGKIIPMDLSMMNGKIICQKDSFLAAAKGVSIGIEFQRKLGAGFFGGEGFIMQKLEGDGLAFVHAGGTIYRKNLQKGEVLRVDTGCLVAMTGDVDYNIETVPGIKTALFGGEGLFLATLRGPGSVWIQSMPFSRLASRVFAAAPQNPAGRSKGEGSAAGGLFDLLGGR